A single region of the Streptomyces vilmorinianum genome encodes:
- a CDS encoding NUDIX domain-containing protein, producing the protein MELQDTPQEWQVVATTTPFQGKKTSVRTDDVAMPDGTVARRDYQVHPGSVAVLAVDDQDRVLLIKQYRHPVRQKLWEIPAGLLDVPGENPLVAAQRELYEEAHVKAADWRVLTDLYTTPGGSDEAVRIFLARDLSEAEGERFEVADEEADMEVARVPLADLVRGVLAGELHNSCLVVGVLSLAAARAGEGLEALRPADAPWPARPFES; encoded by the coding sequence ATGGAGTTGCAGGACACCCCGCAGGAGTGGCAGGTCGTCGCGACGACGACCCCGTTCCAGGGAAAGAAGACGAGTGTCCGCACGGACGACGTGGCCATGCCCGACGGCACGGTCGCGCGCCGCGACTACCAGGTCCACCCCGGCTCGGTCGCGGTCCTCGCCGTCGACGACCAGGACCGCGTGCTGCTGATCAAGCAGTACCGGCACCCCGTGCGCCAGAAGCTGTGGGAGATCCCGGCGGGTCTCCTCGACGTGCCGGGCGAGAACCCGCTGGTCGCCGCGCAGCGCGAGCTGTACGAGGAGGCGCACGTCAAGGCCGCGGACTGGCGGGTCCTGACCGACCTGTACACGACGCCCGGCGGCTCCGACGAGGCGGTACGGATCTTCCTCGCGCGGGACCTGTCCGAGGCGGAGGGCGAGCGCTTCGAGGTCGCCGACGAGGAGGCCGACATGGAGGTGGCCCGCGTCCCGCTGGCGGACCTGGTGCGCGGCGTGCTGGCGGGGGAGCTGCACAACAGCTGCCTGGTGGTGGGCGTTCTCTCGCTGGCGGCGGCCCGCGCGGGCGAAGGCCTCGAGGCGCTGCGCCCGGCGGACGCGCCGTGGCCGGCGCGCCCGTTCGAGTCGTAG
- a CDS encoding tetratricopeptide repeat protein, with translation MRDQAVAAGGVRNFFGRQRELKALRADIERTGLDTLTGRKAPRARVLLIAGRPGSGRTALAGELVAGLGAAYPDGVFRARLTEPGGDPVPTARVAQALLRDLGVAEPPGAAEDELTEMVREALAVRRTVLVLDDAVDAEQVDPLIPDNPAALVVAVAKGPLTGIADVRPCTLGGLDPKSAIELLTAFTGSVRVTVDPQAAETLVEECGGQPAAVVLAGGWLAARPKASVADLAKQLRARSGDPLSRAFELVHESLAQPAARILRYLCLAPLGRADAHTASALAGCSVSAAATTLAGFVALGLVTEGEDGQYEVPGHLVPLLRAQLEERDRPAEVQLARARMLERTVRLLQSCRAITEPEGSSARKKLAGLPRALRFPNMPAAAEWLDSRRPVLLASARLAVADGELDTLARRLVAALVRAETAHRGAEAAAPELYGLHRLVLDVAERRGLHRERAAALLNLADLDARTGRTQDALARYRTALDAGRAANDPYAIGRAMESVGGSYQELGDWQRAGDWYGRALAQRLARDERADQARLYARLGAVQTYAGRYGEALRYWRAAAAGYRRLADLPGYARALSEAARVQEYAGRPEESLRTCEEAVEWARRAQDVRLQAALQLRLADTLDRLGDPAAARLHRSAAERLLGGEASACEIRSASVED, from the coding sequence GTGAGGGATCAGGCGGTGGCAGCGGGCGGGGTACGGAACTTCTTCGGCCGGCAACGGGAGTTGAAGGCCCTGCGCGCCGACATCGAACGGACCGGACTCGACACCCTCACCGGCCGCAAGGCCCCCCGCGCCCGCGTCCTGCTGATCGCCGGGCGGCCCGGCTCCGGCCGGACCGCCCTCGCCGGGGAACTCGTCGCCGGACTCGGCGCGGCCTACCCCGACGGGGTGTTCCGGGCCCGGCTGACCGAGCCCGGCGGTGACCCGGTCCCCACCGCGCGGGTCGCCCAGGCGCTGCTCCGGGACCTGGGCGTCGCGGAACCCCCCGGCGCCGCCGAGGACGAGCTGACCGAGATGGTCCGCGAGGCCCTCGCCGTACGCCGTACCGTCCTCGTGCTCGACGACGCCGTCGACGCCGAGCAGGTCGATCCGCTGATCCCGGACAACCCCGCCGCCCTCGTCGTCGCCGTGGCCAAGGGGCCGCTCACCGGGATCGCCGACGTCCGCCCCTGCACCCTCGGCGGACTCGACCCCAAGTCGGCCATCGAGCTGCTCACCGCCTTCACCGGATCCGTACGCGTGACGGTCGACCCGCAGGCCGCCGAGACCCTCGTCGAGGAGTGCGGCGGCCAGCCCGCCGCCGTCGTCCTGGCCGGCGGCTGGCTCGCCGCCCGCCCCAAGGCCTCCGTCGCCGACCTCGCCAAGCAGCTGCGCGCCCGCTCCGGCGACCCGCTCTCCCGCGCCTTCGAGCTGGTCCACGAATCCCTGGCCCAGCCCGCCGCCCGGATACTGCGATACCTCTGCCTCGCCCCCCTCGGCCGGGCCGACGCCCACACCGCCTCCGCCCTGGCCGGCTGCTCCGTCTCGGCGGCCGCGACCACCCTCGCCGGCTTCGTCGCGCTGGGGCTCGTGACCGAGGGCGAGGATGGTCAGTACGAGGTCCCCGGCCATCTCGTCCCTCTCCTGCGCGCGCAGCTGGAGGAGCGCGACCGGCCCGCCGAGGTGCAGCTCGCCCGCGCCCGGATGCTGGAGCGGACCGTACGGCTCCTCCAGTCCTGCCGCGCGATCACCGAGCCCGAGGGGTCCTCCGCCCGCAAGAAGCTCGCCGGACTGCCCCGCGCCCTGCGCTTCCCGAACATGCCGGCCGCCGCCGAGTGGCTGGACAGCCGCCGGCCCGTGCTGCTGGCCTCCGCCCGCCTCGCCGTCGCCGACGGCGAGCTCGACACCCTGGCCCGCCGCCTGGTCGCCGCCCTGGTCCGGGCGGAGACCGCGCACCGGGGCGCCGAGGCCGCGGCGCCCGAGCTGTACGGCCTGCACCGGCTGGTCCTGGACGTGGCCGAGCGCCGCGGCCTGCACCGGGAGCGGGCCGCGGCCCTGCTGAACCTCGCCGATCTCGACGCCAGGACCGGCCGCACCCAGGACGCCCTGGCCCGCTACCGGACCGCGCTCGACGCCGGACGGGCCGCGAACGACCCGTACGCGATCGGCCGGGCGATGGAATCCGTAGGCGGCTCCTACCAGGAGCTGGGGGACTGGCAGCGGGCCGGCGACTGGTACGGCCGCGCGCTCGCCCAGCGCCTCGCCCGGGACGAGCGGGCCGACCAGGCCCGGCTGTACGCACGGCTCGGCGCGGTGCAGACCTACGCGGGCCGCTACGGCGAGGCGCTGCGGTACTGGCGCGCCGCGGCCGCCGGCTACCGGCGGCTGGCCGATCTCCCCGGCTACGCACGGGCGTTGAGCGAGGCGGCGCGGGTCCAGGAGTACGCCGGACGGCCCGAGGAGTCCCTGCGGACCTGCGAGGAGGCGGTGGAGTGGGCGCGGCGGGCCCAGGACGTACGGCTCCAGGCGGCACTGCAGCTCAGGCTGGCCGACACGCTCGACCGGCTCGGCGACCCCGCGGCGGCCCGTCTGCATCGGTCCGCGGCCGAAAGACTCCTTGGAGGGGAGGCTTCCGCCTGCGAAATCCGTAGTGCTTCCGTCGAAGATTAA
- a CDS encoding CTP synthase: protein MPPKTTTTKHIFVTGGVASSLGKGLTASSLGALLKARGLRVTMQKLDPYLNVDPGTMNPFQHGEVFVTNDGAETDLDIGHYERFLDVDLDGSANVTTGQVYSQVIAKERRGEYLGDTVQVIPHITNEIKSRIRRMATDDVDVVITEVGGTVGDIESLPFLETVRQVRHEVGRDNVFVVHISLLPYIGPSGELKTKPTQHSVAALRNIGIQPDAIVLRADRDVPTAIKRKISLMCDVDEAAVVAAIDAKSIYDIPKVLHTEGLDAYVVRKLDLPFRDVDWSTWDDLLDRVHNPEHEVTIALVGKYIDLPDAYLSVTEAMRAGGFANKARVKVKWVTSDDCKTPAGAKKQLGDVDGILIPGGFGDRGVSGKVGAIQYARENKVPLLGICLGLQCIVIEAARNLADIPEANSTEFDPATAHPVVSTMEEQLAYVEGAGDLGGTMRLGLYPAKLADGSIVREVYDDQPYVEERHRHRYEVNNAYRAELEKKAGLVFSGTSPDNKLVEYVEYPRETHPYLVATQAHPELRSRPTRPHPLFAGLVKAAVERKTGQ from the coding sequence ATGCCGCCCAAAACCACGACGACCAAGCACATCTTCGTCACCGGGGGTGTCGCCTCCTCCCTCGGCAAGGGCCTGACCGCCTCCAGCCTGGGTGCGCTCCTCAAGGCGCGGGGCCTGCGGGTCACGATGCAGAAGCTCGACCCGTACCTCAACGTCGACCCCGGCACGATGAACCCCTTCCAGCACGGCGAGGTGTTCGTCACCAACGACGGCGCCGAGACCGACCTGGACATCGGCCACTACGAGCGCTTCCTCGACGTCGACCTCGACGGCTCGGCCAACGTCACCACCGGCCAGGTCTACTCGCAGGTCATCGCCAAGGAGCGGCGCGGCGAGTACCTCGGCGACACCGTCCAGGTCATCCCGCACATCACCAACGAGATCAAGTCCCGGATCCGCCGTATGGCGACCGACGACGTCGACGTCGTCATCACCGAGGTCGGCGGCACGGTCGGCGACATCGAGTCGCTGCCGTTCCTGGAGACCGTCCGCCAGGTCCGCCACGAGGTCGGCCGCGACAACGTCTTCGTCGTGCACATCTCGCTGCTGCCCTACATCGGCCCCTCCGGCGAGCTGAAGACCAAGCCGACCCAGCACTCGGTCGCCGCCCTGCGCAACATCGGTATCCAGCCCGACGCCATCGTGCTGCGCGCCGACCGTGACGTCCCCACCGCCATCAAGCGCAAGATCTCGCTGATGTGCGACGTGGACGAGGCCGCCGTCGTCGCCGCCATCGACGCCAAGTCGATCTACGACATCCCGAAGGTGCTGCACACCGAGGGCCTGGACGCCTACGTCGTGCGCAAGCTCGACCTGCCGTTCCGCGACGTGGACTGGTCCACCTGGGACGACCTGCTCGACCGCGTCCACAACCCGGAGCACGAGGTCACGATCGCGCTCGTCGGCAAGTACATCGACCTGCCCGACGCGTACCTCTCGGTCACCGAGGCCATGCGTGCCGGCGGCTTCGCCAACAAGGCGCGGGTCAAGGTCAAGTGGGTCACCTCCGACGACTGCAAGACCCCGGCCGGCGCGAAGAAGCAGCTCGGCGACGTCGACGGGATCCTGATCCCCGGCGGCTTCGGCGACCGCGGCGTGAGCGGCAAGGTCGGCGCCATCCAGTACGCCCGTGAGAACAAGGTGCCGCTGCTCGGCATCTGCCTGGGCCTGCAGTGCATCGTGATCGAGGCCGCCCGGAACCTGGCCGACATCCCGGAGGCGAACTCCACCGAGTTCGACCCCGCCACCGCCCACCCCGTCGTCTCGACGATGGAGGAGCAGCTCGCGTACGTCGAGGGCGCCGGCGACCTGGGCGGAACGATGCGCCTGGGCCTGTACCCGGCGAAGCTCGCCGATGGCTCGATCGTCCGCGAGGTCTACGACGACCAGCCGTACGTGGAGGAGCGCCACCGCCACCGCTACGAGGTGAACAACGCCTACCGCGCGGAGCTGGAGAAGAAGGCCGGTCTGGTCTTCTCCGGCACCTCCCCGGACAACAAGCTCGTCGAGTACGTCGAGTACCCGCGCGAGACGCACCCCTACCTGGTCGCGACCCAGGCCCACCCGGAGCTGCGTTCGCGTCCGACGCGTCCGCACCCGCTCTTCGCCGGCCTGGTCAAGGCGGCCGTCGAGCGCAAGACGGGTCAGTAG
- a CDS encoding glycoside hydrolase family 15 protein: MAGRIEDYALIGDMQTAALVCRDGSVDWLCLPRFDSHAVFAGLLGTEEHGFWRVGPAVAEGSTPPAADRRRYRGDSLILESEWDTQRGTVRVTDFMPPRDGAPQLIRIVEGVTGRVRMRSSLRMRFSYGRVVPWVHKVGDRTVAVAGPDSVWLDTDVETHGHDLTTYSEFVVTPGDRITFTISWQPSHKEPPALPDPEGALDATVDFWRDWVEHCTYHGPYKEAVVRSLITLKALTYAPTGGIVAAPTTSLPEEIGGVRNWDYRYTWLRDAAITLSSMLRTGYREEARAWRDWLLRAVAGDPENLQIMYGIAGERELGEAELDWLPGYENSGPVRVGNGAANQLQLDVYGEVTEALHLAHMTGLSRNDYASLLQLKLIRYLEMHWDQPDEGIWEVRGPRRHFVHSKVMAWVAVDRTIKLIESGDADGPLERWRELRDDIHRDVCEKGYDKDRNTFTQSYGSKELDASLLLIPQMGFLPPDDKRVIGTIEAIQRELSTEDGFVLRYPTAGEEAGVDGLEGDEGAFLACSFWLADDLAMIGRVDEARKLFEKLLSLRNDLGLLAEEWDPRLQRQVGNFPQAFSHVPLIDTALRLTASGAYGG; the protein is encoded by the coding sequence GTGGCCGGGCGCATCGAGGATTACGCACTCATCGGAGACATGCAGACCGCCGCACTGGTCTGCCGGGACGGCAGCGTCGACTGGCTCTGCCTCCCCCGCTTCGATTCGCACGCCGTCTTCGCGGGTCTCCTCGGCACGGAGGAGCACGGATTCTGGCGGGTCGGTCCCGCCGTGGCCGAGGGCTCCACGCCGCCGGCCGCCGACCGGCGCCGCTACCGCGGCGACTCGCTCATCCTGGAGTCCGAGTGGGACACCCAGCGCGGCACGGTCCGGGTGACCGACTTCATGCCGCCGCGTGACGGCGCGCCGCAGCTGATCCGGATCGTGGAGGGCGTCACCGGCCGGGTGCGGATGCGTTCGTCGCTGCGGATGCGGTTCAGCTACGGCCGGGTGGTGCCGTGGGTGCACAAGGTCGGGGACCGTACGGTCGCCGTCGCCGGACCCGACTCGGTGTGGCTGGACACGGACGTCGAGACGCACGGCCACGACCTCACGACGTACTCCGAGTTCGTCGTCACGCCCGGCGACCGGATCACTTTCACGATCAGCTGGCAGCCCTCGCACAAGGAACCGCCCGCGCTGCCGGATCCGGAAGGGGCCCTGGACGCGACCGTCGACTTCTGGCGCGACTGGGTGGAGCACTGCACGTACCACGGCCCGTACAAGGAGGCCGTCGTCCGCTCGCTGATCACGCTGAAGGCGCTGACGTACGCCCCCACGGGCGGCATCGTCGCCGCGCCGACCACCTCCCTGCCGGAGGAGATCGGCGGCGTACGGAACTGGGACTACCGCTACACCTGGCTGCGCGACGCGGCGATCACCCTGTCGTCGATGCTGCGCACCGGCTACCGCGAGGAGGCCCGCGCCTGGCGGGACTGGCTGCTGCGGGCGGTCGCGGGCGACCCGGAGAACCTGCAGATCATGTACGGGATCGCCGGTGAGCGGGAGCTCGGCGAGGCCGAGCTCGACTGGCTGCCCGGGTACGAGAACTCGGGCCCGGTCCGGGTGGGCAACGGGGCGGCCAACCAGCTCCAGCTCGATGTGTACGGCGAGGTCACCGAGGCCCTGCACCTGGCGCACATGACGGGTCTGTCCCGCAACGACTACGCCTCGCTGCTGCAGCTCAAGCTGATCCGGTACCTGGAGATGCACTGGGACCAGCCCGACGAGGGCATCTGGGAGGTGCGCGGCCCGCGCCGGCACTTCGTGCACTCCAAGGTGATGGCCTGGGTGGCCGTCGACCGCACGATCAAGCTCATCGAGTCCGGGGACGCCGACGGCCCGCTGGAGCGCTGGCGCGAGCTGCGCGACGACATCCACCGCGATGTCTGCGAGAAGGGCTACGACAAGGACCGGAACACGTTCACGCAGTCGTACGGCTCCAAGGAGCTGGACGCCTCGCTGCTGCTGATTCCGCAGATGGGTTTCCTGCCGCCGGACGACAAGCGGGTCATCGGCACGATCGAGGCGATCCAGCGGGAGCTGTCCACGGAGGACGGCTTCGTGCTGCGCTACCCGACCGCGGGCGAGGAGGCCGGCGTGGACGGCCTGGAGGGCGACGAGGGCGCGTTCCTCGCGTGCTCGTTCTGGCTCGCCGACGACCTGGCGATGATCGGACGGGTGGACGAGGCCCGCAAGCTCTTCGAGAAGCTGCTCTCGCTCCGCAACGACCTGGGCCTCCTCGCGGAGGAGTGGGACCCGCGGCTGCAGCGCCAGGTGGGCAACTTCCCGCAGGCGTTCAGCCATGTCCCGCTGATCGACACGGCGCTGCGGCTGACCGCGAGCGGGGCGTACGGCGGCTGA